The genomic region TCGGGCTTCTGTTTTCCCAACAAGAAGGACCTAACATAGTTTTTGACAACTTACAACACGATTTTGGGACAATCAAGGAAGAGGCAGGAAAAGCAAACTGTCGATTTGTTTTTAGCAACACAGGTTCGCAACCTTTAGTTGTAACACGGGTGCAAACGTCGTGTGGATGTGCATCGTCTAATTACACTAGACAACCGGTAGCGACAGGGGGGAAAGGATTTGTTGAAGTGTCATACGATCCCGCTGGCAGACCCGGTCCATTTGCAAAAACTATCACTGTCTATTCCAATGGAATCAATCCAACCACAGTTTTAACAATAAAAGGAACTGTTACGCCAAAGCCAAGAACAATTGAGGATGATTACCCCCGAGTAATGGGAGATCTAAGGTTACAAAACAATCACTTCTCTTTTATGAATGTTTTTAATACTGAAAAATCTACAACAGAAATTCCTGTGGTTAATGTAGGGGAAACCAGTCTAATAATTGGATTTGACAAATTACCGTCTTATTTGACAATTCAAGCGATACCTTCTGAGTTAAAACCAAATGAAAAAGGCGTTCTTAAAGCAGTATTAGATGCAAGTAAAGTCAACGATTATGGTTTTATTGTACACAGAACAGCAATTCTGTTAAATGGACAAAAACCACAAAACAGTTTGATTTCAGTAACAGCCGTTATTAAAGAAGACTTTTCCAAACTGACGCAAAAAGAGTTGGCAAAAGCTCCCAAAATACAGTTTAAGAGTACAGACTTCGATTTTAAAACTGTAAAAGCGGGCGATGTTGTTAGCTGCGAATTTGAATTTGTTAATGAGGGAAAAACACCTTTGATTATTCGTAAAGTAAAAACAGGATGTGGTTGTACTGCATCAACTCCGCCAACTGAATCTATTAAACCAGGTGAGAGTTCAGCAATAAAAGTAAGCTTTAACACCAGGAATAGGAGTGGTCGTCAGGCTCAATATATTGATGTATATTGCAACGATCCGAATCAACCTGAAATAAAATTGAAAATCGGAGGAGTTGTTGAGAAAGAATAATATTAACACTTGCTGATTAATTAGTTAATTTGTAAAATTAGATAAAACTATCGATCATGTTTTAATAACTGTTTGGTAGTTTTTTGTACGATTTCGTTGTGAATAATGAAACCCGATAAAGAGAAACAAAAAAGTGCCTTACAGGTAAATCCCGGAATTGAGCCACCACCAACCGTTAACCCAAATGCAGTAAATGCACTGAGAAAACGAAGAAGAAAAACTTATACGGTTAACGAATACGTTGAGGGGGTTTTAAGTGGCAGTCGCTCTATGCTTGGGCAGGCTATAACATTAATAGAGAGCCATTTGCCCGAACATATCGCAATGTCGTATGAGATAATAGAAAAATGCTTGCCTTATTCGGGTAACTCCGTCAGAATAGGTATTACGGGAGTACCGGGTGCTGGAAAAAGTACTTTTATTGAGGCACTTGGCAACGAAATCACTTCACAAGGTCATAAATTAGCCGTTTTAGCTATTGACCCAAGCAGCCAGCGTTCAAAAGGCTCTATTCTCGGAGATAAAACCCGAATGGAGAAATTGTCGACCAACGATAACGCGTTTATCAGACCATCACCATCGGCGGGTTCGCTTGGTGGTGTTGCAAGAAAGACACGTGAAACCGTTGTCCTTGTCGAAGCAGCAGGATATGACACAATATTTGTCGAAACCGTAGGAGTAGGGCAGTCGGAGATTGCCGTTCACAGTATGGTCGATTTCTTTCTTTTGTTGATGTTGGCAGGTGCAGGAGATGAACTGCAAGGAATTAAGCGCGGAATAATGGAGATGGCTGACCTGTTAATAATAAACAAAGCTGACGGAAATAATATAGACAAGGCAAATTTGGCTAAAGCCGAATATTCAAGCGCATTGCAACTGTTCCCGTTAAGCCCATCGGGCTGGAGACCTACGGCAATGACAGCTTCTGCTCTTTATAGTATTGGCATGGTGGAAATATGGGATACAGTCAAAGCATATATGAATATGACAAAAGAGAATAATTTCTTTTATGAGCGTAGAAATGAGCAATCTAAGTTTTGGATGTATGAAACCATAAATGAAACATTGCGCGAAACGTTCTACTCTAATCCGAAAGTTAAAGAGGTTATAGCAGATATTGAAAACGAAGTTTTGAGTAATCAAATGTCGCCATTTAAGGCGGCAAACTCATTGTTGGATATTCATAGTCGCTCTTAGTTTGGTAATTTATTTATTTCAATTGGATTAATATGTCGCGAATACTTGCAATTGATTATGGATTAAAGCGTTGTGGTATTGCAGTTACTGATCCGTTGAAAATAATAGCACAAGGAGTTACAACCGTGCAAACATCAACGCTTATGAGCTTCCTAGACGACTATATACAAAAGGAGCAAGTTGAGTGCATAGTTGTAGGACTTCCAAAGCAGATGGACAATACACCAAGCGAGATTGAGCCTCATATTGCAGGATTTATTAAAAGATTTGGAGCTAAATATCCGGCAATACCAATAAAACGCGTTGACGAACGTTTTACAAGCAAAATGTCGCAACAAGCATTAATAACGGCAGGAGCCACAAAAAAACAACGAAGCAACAAAAATTTAATAGATACCATAAGCGCAACAATTATTTTACAA from Bacteroidales bacterium harbors:
- the meaB gene encoding methylmalonyl Co-A mutase-associated GTPase MeaB — its product is MKPDKEKQKSALQVNPGIEPPPTVNPNAVNALRKRRRKTYTVNEYVEGVLSGSRSMLGQAITLIESHLPEHIAMSYEIIEKCLPYSGNSVRIGITGVPGAGKSTFIEALGNEITSQGHKLAVLAIDPSSQRSKGSILGDKTRMEKLSTNDNAFIRPSPSAGSLGGVARKTRETVVLVEAAGYDTIFVETVGVGQSEIAVHSMVDFFLLLMLAGAGDELQGIKRGIMEMADLLIINKADGNNIDKANLAKAEYSSALQLFPLSPSGWRPTAMTASALYSIGMVEIWDTVKAYMNMTKENNFFYERRNEQSKFWMYETINETLRETFYSNPKVKEVIADIENEVLSNQMSPFKAANSLLDIHSRS
- a CDS encoding DUF1573 domain-containing protein; the encoded protein is MRTFILFTVLNFSFGLLFSQQEGPNIVFDNLQHDFGTIKEEAGKANCRFVFSNTGSQPLVVTRVQTSCGCASSNYTRQPVATGGKGFVEVSYDPAGRPGPFAKTITVYSNGINPTTVLTIKGTVTPKPRTIEDDYPRVMGDLRLQNNHFSFMNVFNTEKSTTEIPVVNVGETSLIIGFDKLPSYLTIQAIPSELKPNEKGVLKAVLDASKVNDYGFIVHRTAILLNGQKPQNSLISVTAVIKEDFSKLTQKELAKAPKIQFKSTDFDFKTVKAGDVVSCEFEFVNEGKTPLIIRKVKTGCGCTASTPPTESIKPGESSAIKVSFNTRNRSGRQAQYIDVYCNDPNQPEIKLKIGGVVEKE
- the ruvX gene encoding Holliday junction resolvase RuvX, translating into MSRILAIDYGLKRCGIAVTDPLKIIAQGVTTVQTSTLMSFLDDYIQKEQVECIVVGLPKQMDNTPSEIEPHIAGFIKRFGAKYPAIPIKRVDERFTSKMSQQALITAGATKKQRSNKNLIDTISATIILQTYLEQKQ